The Cellulophaga sp. L1A9 genome window below encodes:
- a CDS encoding ABC-F family ATP-binding cassette domain-containing protein, giving the protein MNLLSVENIAKAYGEHVLFSDISFGINKDQKIALIAKNGSGKTSILNILSGLDTPDSGQVNYRKGIRVSFLDQEPNLDPNLTIEETIFASDNEVLKVIRAYEHALENPEEADAYQTAFEGMERFQAWDFETQYKQILSKLNLNDIHLKVEILSGGQKKRLALANALINKPDLLVLDEPTNHLDLEMIEWLEEYFAKENMTLFMVTHDRYFLERVCNEIIELDEGIMYPYKGNYSYYLEKKENRIEQEATEQHKSKLLFKKELDWMRRQPKARTTKSKSRIDDFYEIKDKASKRRNENEVELEINMARMGSKILELHKISKSYPGKPILDKFEYNFLRGERLGIIGKNGTGKSTFLNIISGRDEPDSGKVVVGETIKFGYYTQKGINIKEGQKVIDVIREFGDYIPLMKGRQISAQQLLERFLFDRKKQYDFVSKLSGGERKRLYLCTILIQNPNFLILDEPTNDLDIVTLNVLESFLMDFPGCLLVVSHDRYFMDKIVDHLFVFRGDAVVEDFPGNYSDFRSYEDSAVLESRAAKKENTITNADTNSKKKEDKKKLTFNEQKEYTNLEKEIKKLESKKEATQHKFTDASLSGEQIDKLSIELKEIGEAIEAKTERWFELSALIE; this is encoded by the coding sequence ATGAATCTATTATCAGTAGAAAATATTGCAAAAGCCTATGGCGAACACGTTTTATTTTCTGATATATCTTTCGGAATAAACAAAGACCAAAAAATAGCACTAATCGCTAAAAATGGGAGTGGAAAAACATCCATCTTAAATATATTATCAGGATTAGACACTCCAGATTCTGGACAGGTTAATTACCGAAAAGGAATTCGAGTATCTTTTTTAGATCAAGAACCTAATTTAGATCCAAATTTGACCATCGAAGAAACCATCTTCGCATCTGATAATGAAGTATTGAAAGTAATTAGAGCCTATGAACATGCATTAGAAAATCCTGAAGAAGCAGACGCGTATCAAACGGCTTTTGAGGGAATGGAACGTTTTCAAGCTTGGGATTTTGAAACGCAATACAAACAAATTTTATCAAAACTTAATTTAAACGATATTCACCTTAAAGTAGAAATACTTTCTGGGGGGCAAAAAAAGCGTTTAGCTTTAGCGAATGCCCTGATTAACAAGCCAGATTTATTGGTGCTTGATGAACCTACCAACCATTTAGATTTAGAAATGATTGAATGGTTAGAGGAGTATTTTGCTAAAGAAAACATGACACTTTTTATGGTAACGCATGATCGTTACTTTCTAGAACGTGTATGTAACGAAATCATAGAATTAGATGAAGGCATTATGTACCCGTATAAAGGGAACTACTCCTACTACCTAGAAAAGAAAGAAAACAGAATAGAACAAGAAGCTACAGAGCAACATAAATCTAAACTGTTATTCAAAAAAGAATTGGATTGGATGCGCAGACAGCCAAAGGCTAGAACCACAAAATCTAAATCCAGAATAGATGATTTTTACGAAATAAAAGATAAAGCTAGCAAACGTAGAAATGAGAATGAGGTAGAATTGGAGATTAATATGGCACGTATGGGAAGTAAAATTCTCGAGCTCCATAAAATTTCAAAATCATACCCCGGAAAACCTATACTCGATAAATTTGAATATAATTTTCTTCGAGGAGAACGCCTTGGTATCATTGGTAAAAATGGAACTGGAAAATCTACCTTCTTGAACATTATTAGCGGTAGGGACGAACCAGACAGCGGAAAAGTTGTGGTGGGAGAAACTATAAAATTTGGATACTATACACAAAAAGGAATCAACATAAAAGAAGGCCAAAAAGTTATTGATGTCATTCGTGAATTTGGAGATTATATTCCATTAATGAAAGGCAGGCAAATATCTGCACAACAGTTACTGGAACGCTTTTTATTCGATCGTAAAAAACAATATGATTTTGTTAGTAAATTAAGTGGTGGTGAACGGAAACGTTTGTACTTATGTACTATCCTTATTCAAAATCCAAACTTTTTAATTCTTGATGAACCTACCAACGATTTAGATATTGTAACGCTGAATGTTCTTGAGAGTTTCTTAATGGATTTCCCTGGCTGTTTACTTGTTGTATCTCACGACCGTTATTTTATGGATAAAATTGTAGATCACCTTTTTGTTTTTAGAGGCGATGCTGTTGTGGAAGATTTCCCAGGCAACTACTCAGATTTTAGATCTTATGAAGATAGTGCCGTTTTGGAAAGCAGAGCTGCTAAAAAAGAAAATACGATCACAAATGCAGATACAAATTCTAAGAAAAAAGAGGACAAAAAGAAATTAACTTTCAACGAACAAAAAGAGTACACTAATCTTGAAAAAGAGATTAAAAAACTTGAAAGTAAAAAAGAAGCAACGCAACATAAATTTACAGACGCTTCATTGAGTGGAGAACAGATAGACAAACTATCTATTGAACTAAAGGAAATAGGAGAAGCAATTGAAGCCAAAACAGAACGTTGGTTTGAACTTTCTGCGCTTATAGAATAA
- a CDS encoding DUF4105 domain-containing protein, producing MPFKKYILSLLFAFSLFGFSQPVLSPKSEISILTVGTADELYAKFGHSAIRVQDPALGIDVVYNYGHFDFNTPNFYLKFTQGKLLYRLARESFADFLYGYELENRWVKEQDLQLTLEEKNDFLKFLENNHLPENRYYKYDFLFDNCSTRLPEALKTVLGDKLVFDYKHLENQYTFRELIHQNLEVNSWSNFGIDLALGSVIDREATPWEHLFLPIYVYEQLAYTTLDGKKLVAKDRTLLKETPVKKENNFFLSPLFWLSILCILVCFITLKDYKSKKRSRYLDFTLFLITGLAGLLIVFLWFGTDHHATAKNFNFLWTFPLNSIVAFIILKKGIAPKWMNTYLIIVLVCICAAMLLWVLKVQIFSILILPIIIALVVRYSFLIYSLRSARVH from the coding sequence ATGCCATTTAAAAAATACATTCTAAGTCTCCTTTTTGCTTTTTCTTTATTTGGTTTTTCGCAACCAGTGCTCTCCCCAAAATCAGAAATAAGCATCTTAACAGTGGGCACAGCAGATGAACTTTACGCTAAGTTTGGCCATAGTGCTATTCGGGTGCAAGACCCAGCTTTAGGAATAGATGTTGTTTATAATTATGGGCATTTTGATTTTAACACCCCTAATTTTTATCTAAAATTCACCCAAGGAAAGTTATTATACCGCTTAGCACGAGAATCTTTTGCCGACTTTCTATATGGTTATGAATTAGAAAATAGATGGGTAAAAGAACAAGACTTACAACTTACTCTAGAAGAAAAAAATGATTTTCTGAAATTCCTAGAAAACAATCACCTCCCCGAAAATAGGTATTATAAATATGATTTTTTATTTGATAATTGCTCTACACGATTACCAGAGGCATTGAAGACAGTCTTAGGTGATAAATTAGTATTTGATTACAAGCATTTAGAAAACCAGTATACCTTCAGAGAATTAATACATCAAAACTTAGAAGTAAATTCGTGGTCTAATTTTGGAATAGATTTAGCATTAGGCTCCGTAATAGATAGAGAAGCAACACCTTGGGAACATTTATTCCTCCCAATATATGTATACGAACAGCTAGCGTATACAACATTAGATGGGAAAAAATTAGTCGCTAAAGACCGAACATTACTAAAAGAAACGCCTGTAAAAAAAGAAAATAACTTCTTTTTATCCCCTTTATTTTGGCTTTCTATATTATGCATACTCGTATGCTTCATCACATTAAAAGACTATAAATCTAAAAAACGATCTAGATATTTAGACTTTACTTTATTTCTGATCACTGGATTAGCCGGACTTTTAATCGTTTTTCTTTGGTTTGGAACAGACCATCACGCTACGGCAAAGAACTTTAATTTTTTATGGACCTTCCCATTAAATAGTATTGTAGCCTTTATCATATTAAAAAAGGGCATTGCTCCAAAATGGATGAATACCTATTTAATTATAGTACTAGTTTGCATCTGTGCCGCAATGCTCCTTTGGGTTCTTAAGGTGCAAATATTCAGCATTTTAATCCTTCCCATTATAATTGCATTGGTTGTTAGATATTCCTTTTTAATTTATTCGCTAAGGTCTGCTAGAGTTCACTAA
- a CDS encoding phosphatidylcholine/phosphatidylserine synthase, translated as MKKYIPNLITLLNLFCGCVAIFFAVHGVFEMVALFVFLGIIFDYFDGFAARILNVRSELGLQLDSLADMVTSGVVPGIVMFKLLEMSSTGGWSSGIVYESSALTTWHSFKFSPQELIPLLGLIVTLASAYRLAKFNIDENQTNSFIGLPTPANTLLIISLPLIMLYQNNEILNNIILNQWFLIGLTFVSAYLLNSNIALFALKFKNWSFKDNAIRYVFLFISLVLLVTLKFMAVPAIIVFYILISVISAMGEKR; from the coding sequence ATGAAAAAGTACATACCAAACCTTATTACTTTACTTAATTTATTCTGTGGATGTGTTGCCATCTTCTTTGCTGTACACGGAGTTTTTGAAATGGTAGCATTGTTTGTTTTTCTAGGGATAATTTTTGATTATTTCGACGGATTTGCGGCACGAATACTTAATGTGAGAAGCGAATTAGGTTTGCAATTAGATTCACTAGCGGATATGGTTACAAGTGGCGTTGTGCCTGGTATTGTAATGTTTAAGCTTTTAGAGATGTCATCAACAGGCGGTTGGAGTAGTGGTATAGTGTATGAATCTTCTGCCTTGACTACGTGGCATTCTTTTAAATTCAGTCCTCAAGAATTAATTCCACTTTTAGGATTGATTGTCACCTTGGCTTCTGCTTATCGATTAGCGAAGTTTAATATAGATGAAAATCAGACCAATTCTTTTATTGGTTTGCCAACACCAGCAAATACCTTGTTGATTATTTCGTTGCCTTTGATCATGTTGTATCAGAATAATGAAATATTGAATAACATCATTCTTAACCAATGGTTTTTAATAGGATTAACCTTCGTTAGTGCCTACTTGCTAAATTCTAATATAGCATTATTTGCTTTAAAATTTAAAAATTGGAGCTTTAAAGATAATGCGATTCGATACGTGTTTTTGTTTATAAGTTTAGTTTTATTGGTTACTTTAAAATTTATGGCAGTACCAGCAATCATTGTTTTTTATATTCTGATTTCGGTGATAAGTGCAATGGGTGAGAAGCGTTGA
- the lptB gene encoding LPS export ABC transporter ATP-binding protein — protein sequence MKLRADNIMKSYRGRQVVRGISLEVNQGEIVGLLGPNGAGKTTSFYMIVGLVKPNGGNIYLDDKDITKFPMYKRAQNGIGYLAQEASVFRKLSIEENILSVLQLTKLSKKEQVMKMESLIEEFSLGHIRKNRGDLLSGGERRRTEIARALATDPKFILLDEPFAGVDPVAVEDIQRIVAQLKDKNIGILITDHNVQETLAITERSYLMFEGGILKSGEPEELAADEMVRKVYLGQNFELRKKKIF from the coding sequence ATGAAGTTACGTGCAGACAATATAATGAAGTCCTATAGAGGTCGTCAAGTAGTAAGGGGAATTTCATTAGAAGTGAATCAAGGCGAAATTGTAGGTCTTCTTGGACCCAATGGTGCCGGAAAAACTACCTCGTTCTATATGATTGTTGGCTTGGTAAAACCTAATGGCGGTAATATTTATTTAGATGATAAAGATATTACCAAATTCCCGATGTACAAAAGAGCACAAAACGGAATAGGATATCTTGCACAAGAAGCTTCTGTTTTTAGAAAATTAAGTATTGAAGAAAATATCTTAAGTGTTTTGCAACTGACTAAGTTGAGTAAGAAGGAGCAAGTCATGAAAATGGAATCGCTTATTGAAGAATTTAGCTTAGGCCATATCCGAAAAAACCGCGGAGATTTACTTTCTGGTGGGGAGCGTAGAAGAACAGAAATTGCTCGTGCTTTAGCCACCGATCCTAAATTTATTCTACTAGATGAGCCTTTTGCTGGAGTAGATCCTGTGGCAGTAGAAGATATTCAACGTATTGTTGCGCAATTAAAAGACAAAAATATCGGTATTTTAATTACAGATCATAACGTACAAGAAACATTGGCAATTACAGAACGTTCTTACTTAATGTTTGAAGGTGGTATTTTAAAATCGGGTGAACCTGAAGAATTAGCTGCCGATGAAATGGTACGTAAAGTCTATTTAGGTCAGAATTTTGAACTACGTAAGAAGAAGATATTTTAG
- a CDS encoding carboxymuconolactone decarboxylase family protein, with protein MPNQIEEFNAYRSKMNEKLLADNNKIIKRIFNLDTNAFAPGALDVKTKELLGLVASAVLRCDDCVKYHLESSHNEGATKAEVMETLSIATLVGGTIVVPHLRRAYEYWEELETQDKE; from the coding sequence ATGCCTAATCAAATAGAAGAATTTAATGCTTACCGTTCTAAAATGAACGAAAAGCTCCTAGCTGACAATAACAAAATTATTAAAAGGATATTTAACCTAGACACGAATGCTTTTGCTCCTGGTGCTCTTGATGTTAAAACTAAAGAACTACTGGGACTTGTTGCTTCTGCTGTGCTACGTTGTGATGACTGCGTAAAATACCATTTAGAAAGCTCTCATAATGAAGGTGCTACGAAAGCAGAAGTTATGGAAACCTTAAGTATTGCAACACTTGTTGGTGGTACTATCGTTGTTCCACACTTGCGAAGAGCGTACGAATATTGGGAGGAATTGGAAACGCAAGACAAAGAATAG
- the tatC gene encoding twin-arginine translocase subunit TatC, translating into MAKNKDAADMSFLDHLEELRWHLIRSTLAILIVAAVAFAFSRYIFDWVIFAPSKMNFVTYEFFCDIAKFFNFTSDFCAEELPFTIQSRTMAGQFSADIWTAIWAGIIIAFPYILFEMWKFISPGLYEKERKNSRGFIFIASFLFFLGVLFGYYVVAPLSINFLGTYSVSDVVKNEFDLSSYISTLRSSVIACGIIFELPIIIYFLTKVGLVTPEILKKYRKIALVIVLILSAVITPPDVASQIVVSIPIIILYQVSIYISGYVVRKDLKKEAKRKKNA; encoded by the coding sequence ATGGCAAAGAATAAAGACGCCGCAGATATGTCATTTCTAGACCATCTAGAAGAATTACGCTGGCATTTAATCCGTTCAACTTTAGCAATACTAATTGTAGCTGCAGTAGCTTTCGCTTTTAGCCGTTATATTTTCGATTGGGTTATTTTCGCCCCTAGCAAAATGAACTTTGTAACCTATGAGTTCTTTTGTGATATTGCAAAGTTTTTTAATTTTACTTCTGATTTCTGCGCAGAAGAATTACCCTTCACTATTCAAAGTAGAACAATGGCAGGGCAGTTTTCTGCTGATATCTGGACCGCTATTTGGGCCGGAATTATTATAGCATTTCCTTATATTTTATTTGAAATGTGGAAATTTATTAGTCCCGGACTTTACGAAAAAGAACGCAAGAACTCTAGAGGTTTTATTTTCATAGCCTCTTTCTTATTTTTCCTAGGCGTATTATTTGGCTATTACGTAGTAGCTCCGCTATCTATTAACTTTTTAGGTACCTATTCCGTCAGTGATGTGGTTAAAAACGAATTTGACCTTAGCTCATACATTTCAACACTAAGATCGTCTGTTATTGCCTGTGGAATTATTTTTGAATTACCAATCATCATCTACTTCTTAACCAAAGTTGGATTGGTTACTCCTGAAATATTAAAAAAATATAGAAAAATAGCTTTAGTCATTGTTTTGATATTATCTGCAGTAATTACGCCTCCTGATGTTGCGAGTCAAATTGTAGTTTCTATTCCAATTATTATCCTATACCAAGTAAGTATTTATATCTCCGGATATGTGGTACGAAAAGATTTAAAAAAAGAAGCAAAAAGAAAGAAAAATGCCTAA
- a CDS encoding SIS domain-containing protein, which translates to MKNNTAILDIARRTIENEANAIQNLSSLLDANFSNTVNHILNSPGRIIISGIGKSALIASKIVATLNSTGTPSIFMHAADAIHGDLGTIQENDTVICISKSGNTPEIKMLVPLIKKTGNTLIAMTGNLDSVLAKQSNFILNTFVEKEACPNNLAPTTSTTAQLVMGDALAVCLLELRGFSSKDFAKYHPGGTLGKRLYLRVSDIVENNMKPQVTIDSDVKQVIVEISAKMLGVTAVLDNNKIVGVVTDGDIRRMLNKHDDIKGLTAQDIMTVHPKTIENDALAVKALELMQAKNISQLIAIENGTYMGIVHIHNLINEGII; encoded by the coding sequence TTGAAAAATAATACTGCGATACTTGACATAGCTAGAAGAACCATTGAAAATGAAGCGAATGCCATTCAAAATTTATCTTCATTACTAGATGCTAATTTCTCGAATACCGTCAATCATATATTAAATTCTCCTGGACGAATTATTATTTCCGGAATTGGAAAAAGTGCTTTAATTGCTTCAAAAATAGTCGCAACACTTAATTCTACCGGAACACCTTCGATATTTATGCATGCTGCGGATGCCATCCATGGAGATTTAGGAACCATTCAAGAAAACGATACTGTAATTTGTATTTCTAAAAGTGGAAACACTCCTGAGATAAAAATGCTGGTTCCATTAATCAAAAAAACTGGAAATACGCTTATTGCTATGACGGGTAATTTAGATTCCGTACTGGCAAAACAGTCCAATTTTATCTTAAATACTTTTGTAGAAAAAGAAGCGTGTCCAAATAATTTAGCACCGACTACAAGTACAACCGCACAATTAGTAATGGGTGATGCTTTAGCTGTTTGTCTTTTAGAATTACGAGGATTTAGCAGTAAAGATTTTGCAAAATACCATCCTGGAGGCACTCTTGGCAAGAGGCTTTACCTACGCGTATCCGACATTGTAGAAAACAACATGAAGCCACAAGTAACTATTGATTCTGACGTGAAGCAAGTAATTGTAGAAATCTCGGCAAAAATGCTAGGAGTTACAGCTGTGTTGGATAACAATAAAATTGTAGGTGTAGTTACAGATGGTGATATTCGTAGAATGCTTAACAAGCATGACGATATTAAAGGGCTTACGGCGCAGGATATTATGACCGTACATCCTAAAACCATAGAAAATGATGCGTTAGCCGTTAAAGCGTTAGAATTAATGCAAGCTAAAAATATATCACAACTTATAGCAATTGAAAATGGTACCTATATGGGTATTGTTCATATTCATAATTTAATCAACGAAGGAATTATATAA
- the recQ gene encoding DNA helicase RecQ: MSLSEIDLHSSLKKYFGFSEFKGLQESVITSILEGKNCFVVMPTGGGKSLCYQLPALMQEGTAIIVSPLIALMKNQVDAIRGISSEHGIAHVLNSSLTKTEIKQVKSDITSGITKLLYVAPESLTKDEYVEFLQSVKLSFVAVDEAHCISEWGHDFRPEYRNLRNIISRLDDTIPIIGLTATATPKVQEDIIKNLGITDADLFKASFNRPNLFYEVRPKTQNIEADIIRFVKQNSGKSGVIYCLSRKKVEELAQVLQVNGVSAVPYHAGFDTKTRSKYQDMFLMEGVDVVVATIAFGMGIDKPDVRFVIHHDIPKSIESYYQETGRAGRDGGEGHCLAFYSYKDIEKLEKFMSGKPVAEQEIGNALLQEMVAYAETSMSRRKFILHYFGEYFDDVNGDGALMDDNTKNPKDKEEAKEDLVKVIQVVQGTMEKFKSKEIVKVLTGKVNAIIASHKTDEKPFFGIGANRDKEHWMALVRQGLVAGYLRKEIEQYGILHVTDKGAEFAKNPVSFMMTKDHVYNQAADDAIVSAAKSSGGVIDEALLKVLKDLRKRQGQKLEVPPFVIFQDPSLHDMALKYPISLEELVNIHGVGEGKAKKYGKPFVDFIKKYVEDNEITRPDDLIVKSTGANSALKLYIIQNVDRKLPLDDIASAKGIAIPELIKEMEQIVYSGTKLNISYWVDDVLDEDQQEELHDYFLEADSDNIDLALNEFEGDYEEEELRLYRIKFISEVAN, translated from the coding sequence ATGAGTTTGAGTGAAATTGATTTGCATTCCTCACTAAAAAAATATTTTGGATTTTCAGAGTTCAAAGGACTTCAGGAAAGTGTTATTACAAGTATTCTTGAAGGTAAAAATTGTTTTGTAGTAATGCCCACTGGCGGTGGAAAATCGCTTTGTTACCAACTTCCTGCATTAATGCAAGAAGGTACTGCAATTATAGTTTCCCCACTTATTGCGTTAATGAAAAATCAAGTAGATGCCATTCGTGGTATTTCTTCAGAGCACGGTATTGCTCATGTTTTGAATTCTTCATTGACCAAAACAGAAATAAAACAGGTGAAAAGTGATATTACTAGTGGTATCACTAAATTACTTTACGTGGCGCCAGAATCATTAACTAAAGACGAGTATGTTGAGTTTTTACAATCTGTAAAATTATCATTCGTTGCCGTTGATGAAGCGCATTGTATTTCCGAATGGGGACATGATTTTAGACCTGAATATCGAAATTTAAGAAATATTATTAGTCGCTTAGACGATACGATTCCTATTATAGGGCTTACCGCTACAGCAACGCCAAAAGTACAAGAGGATATTATAAAAAACTTAGGAATTACAGATGCTGATTTATTTAAAGCGTCATTTAATAGACCTAATTTATTTTATGAAGTACGTCCTAAAACTCAAAATATAGAAGCAGATATCATACGTTTTGTCAAACAAAATTCTGGTAAATCTGGTGTTATTTATTGTTTGAGTAGAAAAAAAGTAGAAGAACTCGCTCAAGTACTACAGGTAAATGGTGTCAGCGCTGTACCCTATCATGCCGGATTTGATACCAAAACACGATCAAAATATCAGGATATGTTCTTGATGGAAGGTGTAGATGTTGTGGTGGCAACGATCGCTTTTGGAATGGGGATTGATAAACCAGATGTAAGGTTTGTTATTCACCATGATATTCCTAAAAGTATAGAAAGTTATTATCAAGAAACGGGTAGAGCAGGTAGAGATGGTGGCGAAGGTCATTGTTTGGCCTTTTACTCCTACAAAGATATTGAGAAGTTAGAAAAATTTATGTCTGGTAAGCCTGTTGCAGAACAGGAAATTGGTAATGCCTTGTTACAGGAAATGGTAGCTTATGCGGAAACTTCTATGTCTAGAAGAAAATTTATTCTACATTATTTCGGAGAATATTTTGATGATGTAAACGGAGACGGAGCGCTCATGGATGACAACACAAAAAACCCGAAAGACAAAGAAGAAGCTAAAGAAGATTTAGTTAAAGTGATTCAAGTGGTACAGGGTACCATGGAAAAATTTAAATCTAAAGAAATCGTAAAAGTACTTACAGGAAAAGTAAATGCGATTATCGCTTCTCATAAAACAGATGAAAAACCATTTTTTGGAATAGGAGCTAACAGAGACAAAGAACATTGGATGGCATTAGTGCGCCAAGGTTTAGTAGCGGGGTATCTACGTAAAGAAATAGAACAGTACGGAATACTACATGTAACGGATAAAGGAGCGGAATTTGCTAAAAATCCTGTTTCCTTTATGATGACTAAAGATCATGTATACAATCAAGCGGCTGATGATGCTATTGTCAGTGCTGCAAAAAGTAGCGGTGGCGTAATAGATGAGGCGTTACTTAAAGTATTGAAGGACTTGAGAAAAAGACAAGGTCAGAAATTAGAAGTACCTCCTTTTGTAATTTTTCAAGACCCATCACTACATGATATGGCTTTAAAGTATCCTATTAGCCTAGAAGAACTTGTAAATATTCATGGAGTAGGAGAAGGTAAAGCAAAAAAATACGGGAAGCCATTTGTAGATTTTATTAAAAAGTATGTGGAGGATAATGAGATTACCCGCCCAGATGATTTAATCGTAAAAAGTACAGGAGCCAATTCTGCATTAAAATTATATATCATTCAGAATGTTGATCGCAAATTACCATTAGATGATATTGCTTCTGCAAAAGGGATAGCCATTCCTGAATTGATAAAGGAAATGGAACAGATCGTTTACAGTGGTACCAAATTAAATATTTCCTATTGGGTAGATGATGTTTTAGATGAAGATCAGCAAGAAGAGTTGCACGATTATTTTTTAGAAGCAGATTCTGATAATATAGATTTGGCCTTGAATGAATTTGAGGGCGATTATGAAGAAGAAGAGCTTCGATTGTATCGTATTAAATTTATTAGTGAAGTAGCCAATTAA
- the thiS gene encoding sulfur carrier protein ThiS — protein sequence MISIVVNEKRVDIEENSNLIHLLNHLKATQDGIAVAINNTVISKDFWKYEILFENDVVLLIKATQGG from the coding sequence ATGATTTCTATTGTTGTAAACGAAAAAAGAGTGGACATCGAAGAAAATTCGAATCTTATTCACCTCCTTAATCACCTCAAGGCCACTCAAGATGGTATTGCTGTCGCTATTAATAATACGGTTATTTCTAAAGATTTCTGGAAGTACGAAATTCTTTTTGAGAATGATGTAGTTCTGCTTATCAAAGCAACACAAGGCGGATAA